In Persicimonas caeni, a single window of DNA contains:
- a CDS encoding AgmX/PglI C-terminal domain-containing protein, with amino-acid sequence MAKQTQGRVQQALRVGIFLEGRLIEERLLFEPQSVTIGRSSWRTDFVVPSESLPARLELFATAEGRFVLKLVDGATVRLARTAEAAVEQIEAGDGHVAIERGTRGKVTLGEVTVMFHYVERRRPPANPRLPRAFRGAWMTQLSPVSAMAIALSAVLQAGFVVWVLNQEWPEPLEAQVFADNTFAEVLVRPKEERDRPPEPLDPSGPTEEGEHGEPGEAPPAESAASEQPTDSEPSEPVDRLRMTEQVEKETIIGVIGSRNADGDNAVDEILAMSEEMDVEGAFAGAGKVRRGQVGEERMAGSGRDDDGPGKTVGVGGLERTSGARQAGQGVQTGQKDEEEVECRGCSVSIPEDSPSGSTPPALAAEVSEQIRRIKSRIESCYVRRVKQYPSLSGKVVITFTVEARGSRGQVSDARVSVDKVGHGVGKCVAREIKRIRLRGAPQVPAVFNKAFVFDTGR; translated from the coding sequence ATGGCGAAGCAAACGCAAGGACGAGTGCAGCAGGCGCTGCGTGTGGGCATCTTCTTGGAGGGGCGACTGATCGAAGAGCGGCTCCTCTTCGAGCCGCAATCGGTCACCATCGGTCGGTCGTCGTGGCGCACCGACTTTGTGGTGCCGTCTGAGTCGCTGCCTGCGCGATTGGAGCTCTTTGCAACGGCCGAAGGGCGCTTCGTGTTGAAGCTCGTCGACGGCGCCACGGTGCGCCTGGCGAGGACGGCCGAGGCTGCCGTCGAGCAAATCGAAGCCGGCGATGGGCACGTTGCCATCGAGCGCGGTACGCGCGGCAAGGTGACGTTGGGGGAGGTGACCGTGATGTTTCACTACGTCGAGCGGCGCCGGCCCCCTGCCAATCCACGGCTGCCGCGGGCGTTTCGGGGGGCGTGGATGACGCAGCTTAGTCCGGTTTCGGCCATGGCGATCGCGCTGTCGGCGGTGCTGCAGGCCGGGTTCGTTGTCTGGGTCCTGAACCAGGAGTGGCCCGAGCCGCTCGAAGCGCAGGTGTTCGCCGACAACACCTTCGCCGAGGTGCTCGTTCGGCCCAAGGAGGAGCGCGATAGGCCGCCCGAGCCCCTCGATCCGTCTGGGCCGACCGAGGAGGGCGAACATGGAGAGCCGGGAGAGGCGCCGCCCGCCGAGTCGGCGGCGTCTGAGCAGCCGACCGACAGCGAGCCGTCCGAGCCGGTCGATCGGCTGCGCATGACCGAGCAGGTCGAAAAAGAGACCATCATCGGGGTCATCGGCAGCCGCAACGCCGACGGTGACAACGCCGTCGACGAGATCTTGGCGATGAGCGAGGAGATGGACGTCGAGGGGGCGTTCGCCGGTGCCGGAAAGGTGCGCCGCGGTCAGGTGGGTGAGGAGCGCATGGCGGGGTCGGGACGCGACGACGATGGGCCCGGCAAGACCGTGGGCGTAGGCGGGCTCGAGCGCACGAGCGGAGCGCGCCAGGCGGGCCAGGGCGTGCAAACCGGTCAGAAGGACGAAGAGGAAGTGGAATGTCGGGGGTGCTCGGTGAGTATCCCCGAAGATTCTCCGAGTGGGTCGACCCCGCCCGCTCTCGCCGCGGAGGTGTCCGAGCAAATCCGGCGCATCAAGTCGCGTATCGAGAGCTGCTACGTGCGCCGCGTCAAGCAGTACCCGAGCCTGTCGGGCAAGGTCGTCATCACCTTCACGGTCGAGGCCCGAGGCAGCCGCGGCCAGGTGTCGGACGCGCGCGTCAGCGTCGACAAGGTCGGCCACGGGGTGGGCAAATGCGTCGCCCGTGAGATCAAACGAATCCGGTTGCGCGGGGCGCCGCAGGTGCCGGCGGTCTTCAACAAGGCGTTCGTCTTCGACACCGGCCGATAA
- a CDS encoding dihydrolipoamide acetyltransferase family protein: MFEFKMPSLGASMEWGVLAEWNVREGDTVERGQVICEVETEKGNIDVEIWQDGVVQKLVAEPGTKVPVGETLALVATEAEAEGEPEPVAEPEPVEEPKPVAEPKPVAEPEPVAEPEPVTEPEPVADMEEERQRLRVSPAARKRAAELGVPLEQVEPTGADGAITLVDVEAAAKKAPEAPEHHVRVSPVAKRLAAELGVDLSAVDGTGEHGAIVRADVERTARERRREEAVEKPTVDEADSQRQAMRHAIAAAMERSKREIPHYYLEHTVDVTDTLQWLADRNAEVPPTERVLPVVLFMRAVALAAREVPEMNGHFVDGEFRPSEAVHLGNIVSMRGGGVVAPAVHDVDKKSSGEVMAALRDVVKRARRAKLRASEMTDPTLTLTNLGDQGVEKVWGVIYPPQVAIVGVGKITERPWAKDGMLAARQTATLTLAADHRVSDGIVGAKFLSLIEAFLHQPEEL; the protein is encoded by the coding sequence ATGTTTGAATTCAAGATGCCATCGTTGGGAGCGAGCATGGAGTGGGGCGTGCTCGCCGAGTGGAACGTTCGAGAAGGCGATACCGTCGAGCGTGGCCAGGTCATCTGCGAGGTGGAGACCGAAAAGGGTAATATCGACGTCGAGATCTGGCAGGACGGGGTGGTCCAGAAGCTCGTTGCGGAGCCGGGGACGAAGGTGCCGGTGGGGGAGACACTCGCATTGGTCGCAACGGAGGCTGAGGCCGAGGGAGAGCCGGAGCCGGTCGCGGAGCCGGAGCCGGTCGAGGAGCCGAAGCCGGTCGCGGAGCCGAAGCCGGTCGCGGAGCCGGAGCCGGTCGCGGAGCCGGAGCCGGTCACAGAGCCGGAGCCGGTTGCTGACATGGAAGAGGAGCGCCAACGGCTGCGGGTGTCGCCGGCGGCCCGCAAGCGGGCGGCCGAGCTCGGCGTGCCGCTCGAGCAGGTCGAGCCGACAGGGGCTGACGGGGCGATAACACTGGTCGATGTCGAGGCCGCGGCGAAGAAAGCCCCCGAAGCACCCGAGCATCACGTGCGTGTGTCGCCTGTGGCCAAGAGGCTCGCCGCAGAGCTTGGCGTCGACTTGTCGGCCGTCGACGGAACCGGCGAGCATGGCGCGATTGTGCGGGCCGATGTTGAGCGAACTGCCCGGGAGCGACGCAGGGAGGAAGCCGTCGAGAAGCCGACTGTCGACGAAGCCGACTCCCAGCGCCAGGCGATGCGCCACGCGATCGCTGCGGCGATGGAGCGCTCGAAGCGCGAGATTCCGCACTACTACCTCGAGCACACCGTCGACGTGACCGACACGCTGCAATGGCTCGCCGACAGAAACGCCGAGGTCCCGCCCACCGAGCGTGTGCTCCCCGTGGTTCTGTTCATGAGGGCCGTGGCGCTGGCTGCGCGCGAGGTGCCCGAGATGAACGGCCACTTCGTCGACGGCGAGTTTCGCCCCAGCGAGGCGGTCCACTTGGGCAATATCGTGTCGATGCGCGGCGGTGGTGTGGTCGCTCCCGCGGTCCATGACGTCGACAAAAAGAGCTCGGGCGAGGTGATGGCCGCCCTGCGCGATGTGGTCAAGCGGGCGCGTCGCGCCAAGCTGCGCGCCTCCGAGATGACCGACCCCACGCTGACGCTGACCAACCTGGGCGACCAGGGCGTCGAGAAAGTGTGGGGCGTGATCTACCCGCCCCAGGTCGCCATCGTCGGGGTCGGCAAGATCACCGAGCGTCCGTGGGCCAAAGACGGCATGCTCGCTGCACGTCAAACCGCCACCCTAACCCTGGCCGCCGACCATCGTGTCAGTGACGGCATCGTCGGCGCGAAATTCTTGTCACTCATCGAAGCATTCTTACACCAACCGGAGGAACTGTGA
- a CDS encoding heavy metal translocating P-type ATPase has translation MKCCEQPAGSIPAVDQSPSDHSAWVAIGIGAMFAANSMIVGLSINISTMEPQMRRLVELGLLGATIIVGALLAGPLLSSAWHKLRQRQLSFEFLFLSGIVGAMGVSIFSMVRGHGPIYFEVASLLLVIYAIGNEVGRASRQRGLTLARSWIDDNPTCRIVTCCGQEHELRLDEVAVGQTVRVLPGESLPVDGKVTAGVGFVQESQLTGESFAAVKRPGDTVHAGSIAMDAMFEVDVSAAHGSRLIDRIAHSVEQAWAQPSQWQRQADRLVRWFLPLVMVVTATTFLTWTLIDSWQTGLFNALAVLLVACPCAMGFAIPLAIWMTLGNFAARGLVSSGGDCVERLVEVDTVVFDKTGTLTSQDHRMVDLVVREGLDRTWLHALAGAVEETSNHPVARAFHRNPADGERPSFGVRASRSLPGLGVEATVQSRGSDQLISVRIGTDHLVPPQDEPLFDMLAKRLHAEIGARRLAVVVDGRLAAVAAVDETPHNGLDQLLTRLETLDITPVLMTGDRSTRANRLGFPEVYAEQSPEQKRARVAQMESEGRRVAFVGDGVNDAAAMASSTVSISASHGSDLAVGVADLTWHGSDPTVVAEAVDRARQAVSLVRSNLLYAASYNAIGMSAAALGLLHPVLAAVIMVASSAFVTWRTAFAMEPGEADELVSRSTETSAPSSPAGHTLQPAATSP, from the coding sequence ATGAAATGTTGTGAGCAACCTGCCGGCTCGATTCCAGCTGTCGACCAATCCCCTAGCGACCACTCCGCATGGGTCGCCATCGGGATCGGCGCCATGTTCGCCGCCAACAGCATGATCGTCGGGCTCTCCATCAACATCTCGACCATGGAGCCCCAGATGCGTCGGCTGGTCGAACTCGGCCTTCTCGGGGCCACGATCATCGTGGGCGCGCTGCTGGCCGGCCCCCTGTTGTCCAGCGCATGGCACAAGCTTCGCCAGCGGCAACTGAGCTTCGAGTTCTTGTTTCTCTCGGGCATCGTGGGCGCGATGGGCGTCTCGATCTTCTCGATGGTGCGCGGCCACGGCCCTATCTATTTCGAGGTCGCCTCGTTGTTGCTCGTCATCTACGCCATCGGCAACGAGGTCGGCCGTGCCAGCCGCCAGCGTGGACTGACATTGGCGCGCAGTTGGATCGACGACAACCCCACCTGTCGTATCGTGACGTGTTGCGGCCAGGAGCACGAACTGAGGCTCGATGAGGTGGCCGTAGGCCAGACCGTGCGCGTGCTCCCGGGCGAATCGCTACCGGTCGACGGGAAGGTCACCGCCGGGGTGGGCTTCGTTCAGGAATCGCAGCTCACCGGTGAATCGTTTGCGGCGGTCAAACGCCCCGGCGACACCGTGCACGCCGGGTCAATCGCGATGGACGCCATGTTCGAGGTCGACGTGAGCGCGGCGCACGGGAGCAGGTTGATTGATCGCATCGCCCACTCGGTCGAGCAGGCATGGGCACAGCCGTCGCAGTGGCAGCGCCAGGCCGACCGGCTGGTGCGCTGGTTCCTGCCGTTGGTCATGGTGGTGACCGCCACCACGTTCCTGACGTGGACGCTCATCGACTCGTGGCAGACGGGCCTGTTCAATGCGCTGGCGGTCTTGTTGGTCGCTTGTCCGTGCGCGATGGGCTTTGCCATCCCCTTGGCAATCTGGATGACCCTCGGCAACTTCGCCGCGCGCGGACTCGTCTCCAGCGGAGGCGACTGTGTCGAGCGACTCGTGGAGGTCGACACGGTTGTCTTCGACAAAACAGGCACGCTCACCAGCCAAGACCACCGGATGGTCGACCTCGTCGTACGCGAAGGGCTCGATCGCACGTGGCTCCACGCGTTGGCCGGCGCTGTCGAAGAGACCAGTAATCACCCGGTCGCGCGTGCGTTTCACCGCAACCCGGCGGACGGGGAACGCCCTTCTTTCGGTGTACGTGCCTCGCGGTCGTTGCCCGGACTTGGAGTCGAAGCCACCGTGCAATCACGCGGCTCCGACCAACTCATCTCGGTCCGTATCGGCACCGACCATCTCGTGCCCCCACAAGACGAGCCACTCTTTGACATGCTCGCCAAGCGCCTGCACGCCGAGATCGGCGCGCGTCGGCTGGCCGTGGTGGTCGACGGCCGACTGGCCGCAGTGGCCGCGGTCGACGAGACGCCGCACAATGGCCTCGATCAGTTGCTCACGCGACTCGAAACCCTCGACATCACTCCCGTGCTGATGACCGGCGACCGGTCCACGCGTGCCAATCGACTGGGCTTTCCCGAGGTCTATGCGGAGCAAAGCCCCGAACAGAAGCGCGCCCGAGTAGCCCAGATGGAGAGTGAAGGCCGACGGGTGGCCTTTGTGGGCGACGGCGTCAACGACGCGGCCGCCATGGCCTCGAGCACCGTGAGCATATCGGCGAGCCATGGCTCCGATCTGGCGGTCGGCGTCGCCGACCTGACCTGGCACGGCTCCGACCCGACCGTAGTAGCCGAGGCCGTCGACCGCGCGCGCCAGGCCGTCTCGCTCGTTCGCAGCAACTTACTCTACGCCGCCTCGTACAACGCGATAGGTATGTCAGCCGCGGCCCTCGGACTGCTCCATCCCGTGCTGGCTGCCGTCATTATGGTCGCTTCGAGCGCATTCGTGACCTGGCGGACCGCCTTTGCCATGGAGCCCGGCGAAGCCGACGAGCTTGTCTCTCGGAGCACCGAGACTTCAGCGCCGTCGAGTCCCGCAGGCCACACCCTCCAGCCAGCCGCCACCTCTCCCTGA
- a CDS encoding acyl carrier protein, with protein sequence MSNEGVRTEVVDILRDVVPEVDSSEIDDDTSFQADLGMDSMDSLTVVEQVYERFGIDIPESDYGDIDTFGKLVNYVEARVD encoded by the coding sequence GTGAGCAACGAAGGCGTACGAACGGAAGTGGTCGATATCCTGCGAGATGTGGTGCCCGAGGTCGACTCGTCCGAAATTGACGACGACACGAGCTTCCAGGCCGATTTAGGCATGGACTCGATGGACTCGTTGACGGTCGTCGAGCAGGTCTACGAGCGCTTCGGCATCGACATCCCCGAGTCGGACTACGGCGACATCGATACCTTCGGAAAGCTGGTGAACTACGTCGAGGCGCGTGTCGACTGA
- a CDS encoding cupin domain-containing protein, with protein MKINADLTKRATADTTDMEWQESPAEGVWRKMLDRDGEEVARATSLVRYAPGSSFPEHTHGGGEEFFVLEGTFSDEKGDYPAGTYVRNPIDSSHSPRSDDGCVILVKLRQMSDPDEPRVVVDTNEETWQPVDDAPVERIPLFESHKTGESVCLERWKPDTTFSPREWSGGAEYFVLTGSFADDFGAYAEGSWLRVPAGSTQEVSTANGCTVWIKRGHL; from the coding sequence ATGAAAATCAACGCCGACCTGACCAAACGCGCCACCGCCGACACCACGGATATGGAGTGGCAGGAGTCGCCCGCCGAGGGAGTGTGGCGCAAAATGCTCGACCGCGACGGCGAAGAAGTCGCCCGCGCGACCTCGCTGGTGCGCTACGCCCCCGGCAGCTCGTTTCCCGAGCATACCCATGGAGGTGGCGAGGAGTTCTTTGTGCTCGAGGGCACCTTCTCGGACGAGAAGGGTGACTACCCGGCGGGGACGTACGTGCGAAACCCGATCGACTCGAGCCACTCGCCGCGAAGCGACGATGGCTGCGTCATTCTGGTCAAGTTGAGACAGATGAGCGACCCGGACGAGCCGCGTGTGGTGGTCGACACCAACGAAGAGACGTGGCAGCCGGTCGACGATGCTCCCGTCGAGCGCATCCCGCTCTTCGAGTCACATAAAACCGGCGAATCCGTCTGCCTGGAGCGCTGGAAGCCCGACACGACCTTCTCGCCGCGCGAGTGGTCCGGCGGCGCGGAGTACTTCGTGCTCACCGGCTCGTTTGCCGACGACTTCGGCGCCTACGCCGAGGGGAGTTGGCTGCGGGTGCCCGCAGGCAGCACCCAAGAGGTGTCGACGGCAAACGGATGCACCGTGTGGATTAAACGCGGCCACTTATGA
- a CDS encoding alpha-ketoacid dehydrogenase subunit beta translates to MSAETITYREAVRRAMCSAMSEDPRVFLMGEDVGAYGGCYAVSKGMLDEFGEQRVRDTPLSESGFVGAGIGAAIGGMRPIVEIMTVNFSLLALDQIVNTAATFLHMSGGQFNVPVVIRMATGGGKQLAAQHSHSLEGWYAHIPGIKVAVPATIEDARWMLATALEDPDPVLIFEHAALYNMEGELPEDGAPVDLEKAVVHRQGNDVSLITYGGSLHKCLEAADQLAEDGISAEVVDLRMLRPLDTEALVETVTKTHRAVIVDEGWKTGSISAEITTRLVEEAFYELDAPVARVCTEEVPIPYAKHLEDAAIPQVPDILDAVRKVVEHHV, encoded by the coding sequence ATGAGCGCCGAGACGATTACCTACCGTGAAGCCGTACGCCGGGCGATGTGCTCGGCGATGAGTGAAGACCCTCGGGTCTTTTTGATGGGCGAGGACGTGGGCGCCTACGGCGGCTGCTACGCCGTGAGCAAGGGGATGCTCGACGAGTTTGGCGAGCAACGGGTGCGCGATACGCCGTTGTCGGAGTCGGGCTTCGTCGGCGCCGGTATCGGCGCAGCCATCGGCGGCATGCGACCCATCGTCGAGATTATGACGGTCAACTTCAGCCTGCTCGCGCTCGACCAGATCGTGAACACGGCGGCGACCTTCCTGCACATGTCTGGCGGCCAATTCAACGTGCCGGTGGTCATCCGCATGGCCACCGGCGGCGGCAAGCAACTCGCCGCGCAACACTCGCACAGCCTCGAGGGCTGGTACGCCCATATCCCGGGCATCAAGGTGGCGGTGCCGGCGACCATCGAGGACGCCCGGTGGATGTTGGCCACGGCCCTCGAAGACCCCGATCCGGTTCTCATCTTCGAGCATGCGGCGCTCTACAATATGGAGGGGGAGCTGCCCGAAGATGGTGCGCCGGTCGACTTGGAGAAGGCGGTGGTGCACCGGCAGGGCAACGACGTCTCGCTCATCACCTACGGCGGCTCGCTCCACAAGTGCCTCGAGGCGGCCGACCAGCTCGCCGAGGACGGCATCAGCGCCGAAGTTGTCGACCTGCGCATGCTCCGCCCGCTCGACACCGAGGCGCTGGTCGAAACGGTAACCAAGACCCATCGCGCCGTGATCGTCGACGAGGGGTGGAAGACCGGCTCGATTTCGGCCGAGATCACCACGCGCCTCGTCGAAGAGGCGTTCTACGAGCTCGACGCACCGGTCGCACGCGTGTGCACCGAAGAGGTGCCCATTCCCTATGCGAAGCACCTCGAGGATGCAGCGATTCCGCAGGTGCCCGACATTCTCGACGCGGTTCGAAAGGTGGTGGAACATCATGTTTGA
- the pdhA gene encoding pyruvate dehydrogenase (acetyl-transferring) E1 component subunit alpha: protein MSDQTTPDRERALHLFKQMLRVRRMEEKCAEMYSAQKIRGFLHLYIGEEAIAVGVMESLRDDDAVVATYREHGHALVKGMSMNCLMAEMYGKMSGCSRGRGGSMHLFSKKHRLYGGNAIVGGGIPLATGLALADKMQGRDRVTVCFFGEGAVAEGEFHESMNLAELWNLPVLFCCENNLYAMGTALDRSESQPDIHLKAASYGMHSSQVDGMNVREVEKAAKSAVDAVRRGEGPRFIELRTFRYRAHSMFDAELYRTKTEVQQWRERDPLANYLDYLEREDLVDDDELARIEQEVIEEVEQAVEYAENADWEPVEELTRFVYSEEKE from the coding sequence ATGAGTGACCAGACCACACCCGATCGTGAGAGGGCGTTGCATCTGTTCAAGCAGATGCTTCGCGTGCGGCGCATGGAGGAGAAGTGCGCCGAGATGTACTCCGCCCAGAAGATCCGCGGCTTTTTGCACCTGTATATCGGCGAGGAGGCGATCGCCGTGGGCGTCATGGAGTCGCTTCGCGACGACGACGCAGTCGTGGCGACCTACCGCGAGCACGGCCACGCGCTCGTCAAAGGCATGTCGATGAACTGCCTGATGGCCGAGATGTACGGCAAGATGAGCGGCTGTAGCCGCGGCCGTGGCGGCTCGATGCACCTCTTTTCGAAGAAGCATCGCCTCTACGGCGGCAACGCCATCGTCGGCGGCGGCATCCCGTTGGCCACTGGACTGGCGCTCGCCGACAAGATGCAGGGGCGCGACCGGGTCACAGTATGCTTTTTCGGCGAGGGCGCTGTCGCCGAGGGCGAGTTTCACGAGTCGATGAACCTGGCCGAGCTGTGGAATCTGCCGGTGCTCTTTTGCTGCGAGAATAACCTCTATGCGATGGGCACCGCGCTGGATCGCTCGGAATCACAGCCCGACATCCACCTGAAGGCGGCCAGCTACGGCATGCACTCGTCGCAGGTCGACGGGATGAACGTGCGCGAGGTCGAAAAGGCCGCCAAGAGCGCCGTCGACGCGGTGCGCCGCGGCGAGGGGCCGCGGTTCATCGAGCTTCGCACCTTCCGCTACCGCGCACATTCGATGTTCGACGCCGAACTGTACCGCACCAAGACGGAGGTCCAGCAGTGGAGAGAGCGCGACCCGCTGGCAAATTACCTCGATTATCTCGAGCGTGAAGATCTCGTCGACGACGACGAGCTCGCGCGCATCGAGCAGGAGGTGATCGAGGAGGTCGAGCAGGCGGTCGAGTACGCCGAAAACGCAGATTGGGAGCCTGTCGAAGAACTGACCCGGTTCGTCTACAGCGAGGAGAAAGAGTGA
- the acsA gene encoding acetate--CoA ligase — MDPSIIRKGAAIRGVEPNLRDYESARTSFRWEDARARLSGLPDERGLNIAYEAVDRHAEGELADKVAIRWLSADGEQHDFTYARLRDLTNRFANALGELGVGKGDRVFVLSSRVPELYIAMLGTLKNGSVFSPLFSAFGPEPIRQRVESGDGKVLVTTPALYRDKVAQIRDELPELEHVLLIPSRDETSDIEGTLDLGQLLDEASVDFEIAPTDPQDMALLHFTSGTTGKPKGAVHVHEAVVAHHITGEFALDFHPDDIFWCTADPGWVTGTSYGIISPLTHGLTMVVDEAEYSAQHWYSVLEEHQVSVWYTAPTAIRMLMKAGSEAAEGFDLSALRFIASVGEPLNPEAVVWGDETFGMPIHDNWWQTETGGIMISNYASMDIKPGSMGKPLPGIEAAIVERNDDGVEVVTDDREGELALKPGWPSMFRGYLHNEEKYRNSFVDGWYLSGDMARRDADGYFWFVGRADDMIKSAGHLIGPFEVESTLIEHPAVAEAGVIGVPHRVAGEIVKAFVSLHKDYEPSKELRRELMGFARTHLGSTVAPREIEFADSLPKTRSGKIMRRLLKARELGLPEGDTSTLERE, encoded by the coding sequence ATGGACCCTTCGATCATTCGAAAGGGCGCGGCAATACGCGGCGTCGAACCGAATCTTCGCGACTACGAAAGCGCGCGTACGTCGTTTCGCTGGGAGGATGCCCGCGCGCGGCTCAGCGGGTTGCCCGACGAGCGAGGGCTCAATATTGCCTACGAGGCGGTCGACCGCCACGCCGAGGGAGAGCTGGCCGACAAGGTCGCCATTCGGTGGCTGTCGGCCGACGGTGAGCAGCACGACTTCACCTACGCTCGGCTGCGCGATTTGACCAACCGATTTGCCAACGCGCTGGGCGAGCTCGGCGTGGGCAAAGGCGATCGCGTCTTCGTGCTGTCGAGCCGGGTGCCCGAGCTGTACATCGCCATGCTCGGCACCCTCAAGAACGGCAGCGTCTTCTCGCCGCTCTTTTCGGCGTTCGGCCCCGAGCCGATTCGCCAGCGCGTCGAGTCGGGTGACGGCAAGGTGTTGGTGACCACGCCTGCGCTGTACCGCGACAAGGTCGCCCAGATTCGCGACGAGCTTCCCGAGCTCGAGCACGTGTTGCTGATCCCTTCGCGCGACGAGACCTCCGACATCGAGGGCACCCTCGATCTGGGGCAGCTGCTCGACGAGGCGTCGGTCGACTTCGAGATTGCGCCGACCGACCCGCAGGACATGGCCTTGCTGCACTTTACGAGCGGGACGACCGGCAAGCCCAAAGGGGCGGTGCACGTGCACGAAGCAGTGGTCGCCCACCACATCACCGGCGAGTTCGCGCTCGATTTCCATCCCGACGACATCTTCTGGTGTACCGCCGACCCGGGCTGGGTGACCGGCACGTCTTACGGGATCATCTCACCGCTGACGCACGGGCTGACGATGGTCGTCGACGAGGCGGAGTACAGCGCACAGCACTGGTATAGCGTGCTCGAGGAGCACCAGGTCAGTGTCTGGTACACCGCTCCGACCGCGATTCGCATGCTCATGAAAGCCGGAAGCGAGGCCGCCGAGGGCTTTGATTTGAGCGCGCTGCGCTTTATCGCCAGCGTCGGCGAGCCGCTCAACCCCGAGGCGGTCGTTTGGGGCGACGAGACCTTCGGCATGCCTATCCACGACAATTGGTGGCAGACCGAGACGGGCGGCATCATGATCTCGAACTACGCCTCGATGGACATCAAGCCCGGCTCGATGGGCAAGCCCCTGCCGGGGATCGAGGCGGCGATCGTCGAGCGTAATGACGACGGCGTCGAGGTGGTGACCGACGACCGTGAGGGCGAGCTCGCCTTAAAGCCGGGTTGGCCGTCGATGTTCCGTGGCTATCTGCACAACGAGGAGAAGTACCGCAACTCCTTTGTCGACGGGTGGTACTTGAGCGGGGACATGGCTCGCAGGGACGCGGACGGCTACTTCTGGTTCGTCGGCCGCGCCGACGACATGATCAAATCTGCCGGCCACCTCATCGGACCCTTCGAGGTCGAGAGCACGCTCATCGAACACCCGGCTGTCGCCGAAGCGGGCGTCATCGGCGTGCCACACCGCGTCGCCGGTGAAATCGTCAAGGCCTTCGTCTCGCTCCACAAAGACTACGAGCCCTCCAAAGAACTTCGGCGCGAGCTGATGGGCTTTGCTCGCACCCACCTGGGCTCGACAGTCGCCCCGCGCGAGATTGAATTCGCCGACAGCCTCCCCAAAACCCGAAGCGGCAAGATCATGCGCCGGCTGCTCAAGGCGCGCGAGCTCGGCTTGCCCGAGGGCGATACTTCCACGCTGGAGAGAGAGTAA
- a CDS encoding acyl carrier protein codes for MSNQSVRMEVVDILREIEPDIDVESLEEDSSLTRDLGIDDSDKRAVAGELNQRFDLAMSEQECEEIDTVGGLVSYVESHIQ; via the coding sequence ATGAGCAATCAAAGTGTACGCATGGAAGTCGTCGACATCTTGCGCGAGATCGAGCCCGACATCGACGTCGAGAGCCTCGAGGAGGACTCGAGTCTCACCCGCGACCTCGGCATCGACGATAGCGACAAGCGCGCGGTGGCCGGCGAACTCAACCAACGCTTCGACCTGGCGATGTCCGAGCAGGAGTGCGAGGAGATCGACACCGTTGGCGGACTCGTCAGCTACGTCGAGTCGCATATCCAGTAG
- a CDS encoding cytochrome P450, with amino-acid sequence MHDYPRQAVDLRDADDDALELFAHEVRRFYPFFPFVAAIVRRNFTWRGYEFEEGTRTLLDLYGTNRDPRVWDAPDTFRPERFRDWDESPFNFIPQDGGDFLHNHRCAGEWITKELMEAAVDFLVHSIDYEVPAQDLSVDLSRMPAIPASCFRITNVRRVH; translated from the coding sequence TTGCACGACTACCCTCGACAGGCCGTCGACCTGCGTGACGCAGACGACGATGCCCTGGAGCTATTCGCTCACGAGGTGCGCCGTTTCTACCCGTTCTTCCCGTTCGTCGCTGCGATCGTGCGCCGCAACTTCACCTGGCGCGGCTACGAGTTCGAGGAGGGCACCCGTACCCTGCTCGATCTGTACGGCACCAACCGCGACCCGCGGGTGTGGGACGCGCCCGATACCTTCCGCCCCGAGCGCTTCCGCGACTGGGATGAAAGCCCTTTCAACTTCATCCCGCAGGACGGCGGCGATTTCCTGCACAACCACCGCTGCGCCGGAGAGTGGATCACCAAAGAGTTGATGGAGGCGGCGGTCGACTTTCTGGTCCACTCCATCGACTACGAGGTGCCCGCACAAGACCTGAGCGTCGACTTGTCGCGCATGCCGGCTATACCTGCCAGTTGCTTCCGCATCACCAACGTGCGCCGGGTGCACTAA